In Sphingobacterium sp. SRCM116780, the genomic stretch ACTTAAATCTATGTTATATATACCAGGGACCGAAAGTATTAAATCATTAGACGCCAACGGAATCAATATAGAGAAGGGGATGTCGCCTGTATTTAGACGATTTTTAAATTCACTTTTAACGAAATATAACTTCAAGTATGCTACGAAAAGCAATGACAATATTTGGGACAGACAATAAAGCTTGCTTAGTTTTTCCATTCAAGATCTTGCATCATAGGAATCAGCATTTTACGAATAATGTACTATTAAAAGACATAACAGACAATGAAAACATTTAAAATTTTTATACTCATGGTTTCGATTTTTTCAATATTTAGTAGTTGTAACAAGCCTAGAAAGGTGGAAAATAGATATTTAACAGCTATAGCACCCAAAAGTTATGTTGATATTACTGATTTCGGAAACAATGATGTATTGCTACTAGATAACCTGAAAAATGGATTGGAAAGTATATTTTCTATTGATAACATACAAGATATTACTATCCAACCAAACTCGCAGACGATACAAGATTTTACACCCGTTGAAAGTCTAGAAAACCGTCTGAGAGTAATAAAAGAAGATACACAAGAACCTGATTGTAATTGGAAAAATTTTAGAATAACGGAATCTCCAAAAGCGATAAAATTCAAAAGTTATCGAGGTGCGGAAGCCGTTTTCAGCGTAGTTGAGAATGTAAATAATACTGGGAGAATCGTGACACGAAAAATTAAAAGAATGGTTATTTTTACAGAAAATGACTTATGGAATTTCGTTTTAGCACCATCTGATCTTGAAAACTACGAAGATGAAATGAAAATCTTCAATCAAATTTTGGAAAGTATCGAAATCAAAAAGTAGCTATTTGTGCGCATCGATTAAACTAATTTTCTTACAGATTATAAATCACTTTAAGAATTGTAAATGATTTGACTTTGAATTGTGGAAGTATTATATTTAATAAATAATTTAAATGAAAGTCTTTGTCAGATGAGTGCATCGACTACTATATACCAATACAATTTTTATGTTAAAAGAATTAGAACTTATAGACTTTATTGTTCAGACAGGACAAGAAGAGAAATTAAACCAAACAATTTTAGACCGTTACCCCAACTTACCAAATGACTATTTGACTTTTTTGGCAGATATTAAATATTGTGCAACCCAAGACGAAAAATCATGGTTTAACACCATTGGAGATTTTAATGATACGACTGATAGTGGATTTCGATGGAATGAATTTGAAATCATGATTCTGGATACCTACGAAGATGAAACGGAAGAAGATATGGAAACAGAAGAGACAAATAAGATCACTGCATTTTGGGACAAACATATTCCATTTTTAATGTCTTGTCGGAACTTCTATTGCTATTTTGCAATTTGTTTACTTGCTGACAACTATGGACAGATAGTCTATGGAAGCGAACCTGAATTTGAAGAAACAGAAATCGTTTCAAATGACTTTTCAGACTTTATGACCAAATTAACAACGAAAACATTGGACAAAAAGTATTTAGAACAAATCGTCTGATAAAATAGAACAATCAATAAGGATTTGATGCAAGAAAGGGTGAAGAATGATATGAAAAAATGCTTTTTAATACTTCTGATACTTATTTCTTTTTCATGCAAGAATGAAAAAGAGAAAAAATCTACAAATTACGCTAAAGACAAAAAAATAGCGCTACGCAATAAATCAACGAACCCTAAGGTAGAGTTAGAAAGTGAAATTGTGAAAATTGTGCATGCTTTTAAAATAGAGACGAAAAAGCTTTAAATAAGTATGTAGATCCAAGTATCGGTTTTTATATAATTCCAAACCCAGGAACGGTATTACTTTTGAAAAAATAGACGAAGTAAGTTTTTCTAATTCATATATTTCATACCACAAATTTGGAAACATGGATATTAAAAACTATCAAGTTAATTATGAAAAATCACCAGAATATGATTGTGAAGAATTCAAATGGACTAAATACGGTTTATTTGTTGACAACGATAAAGTTACACTTTTCACAGGAGTCATATAAAATCCTCAAAATAAAGAAAATGATCTGCTATTTTCAGATAACGAAATAAAGCAGGTGAAACAAATAGAAAAAATAAGTACCCAAGTATATCTAATAGAAAAAGAAGGAGATATCGCTTTTGGAGTTGCCAAACTCAATGGAAAATACATCATTACACTTTTGAATTTAAGCGAATCTTATTGTGATATATAAAAGACTAATGTTAACAGAAGTAATTATATTATATCGTGTTGACACAGAAAGTACTATTGCAATAGACAGACTTATAATTAGAGATCAATAGGTTTGTTTTAACTTCTATTCATACCTAAGTATAACATAACTGATTTCCCGTTCACCATCAACAACGAATAATAAACCAACTCTTACGAATTGTAAATAGCTTAGATAATTATAACGGACGAATCTTATTTTAGATACAATAATTATAAGGATTTAAACTATGGCAGACGTTGTAAATAATTGTTTATATCCTTATTTTACATCTTTTTTATCTGTTTCAGAAATGACTATTCCTACATGAAATTAAGAACCTTATTGATCGGCTATATTTCTATAATACTATTATGGGGGATCAATAATATAATCTCTGGTAGTATTATTCGCTCTAAACTGCTGGATTTACTTAATTACCCACTGATGTTAGCTTGGAAGGTAGGAACGATCATACTGGTAATATGGTTTGTCAGGTGGCAATATCAGCAGATGCAACAACATAAATTTCAACGTTATAGAAAACTATATTTTACATACTGTCTAATGCTGAGCTTCGTTGCAGGCATGGATTTACTGCTATACAGCAAATACAAAATAAGTTTCGTTGGTTATTGGAGTGATTGTGTATTGTTCTGGCTTTGGTTGCTTAGTACCTGTTTCCTTTTGCAGCTTTTTTGGAAGCAACTTTGGGCAAAAATATATGGAGGCATACTTGTACTGGCATTGATACTGAGTATGTTGCCTATGGGTATCATCTTTTTCGGTATTATATTGTCCACTACGGGTTCAGGATTACAGTATAAAAAACAAATCACAAAAGATTATCGCTTTCAAATTACTAATTATAGTGTGATGGGTAGACCTGTTGCTTGTATTGTGATAAATAAGGGACTTTTTGAACAAGAATTCCCTAATACCATGGGGAACTTTAACATAACCGACAGCACAGATGTAGATGCTAGAGATATAAAGTCCGTCACATACCTAAATGAAAACGAGGATTCTATTGCTCTGAAAGCAGTTACAAGGGATACAGTATCCTATAAAGTTTATTTTTATAAAAAGAATGAAAAAGAATAAATTATATAACGGAACAAACATTATTTTATAAAATAGACAGGTGAAATTAATATTTAAAATTCTAAAAGGTATTGGAGTATTGCTCATCATCTATCAGTTTGTTAGTTGGATGGCAATGGGAATTATTTATAAGGAAGGAAAAGAGCAGCCGATGTCTGATGTTCAGGGTTTTGTTGTTGATGATAAGGGTAATATTATTATTGGCGATGGTTTCTATCAAATTATTCAGGTCTATGATAAAGAGGGGCGTTTTGTTACCGGCTGGCAACCTAAGACATACGGAGGTTCTTTCCAACTATTTTTAGGTGAAAATGGAACAATAATAATCGAACCATCAAGAAGCGCTGAAACACTGTATTATAATTTGAACGGTGTTGCAATAACCAATAAGGAAATTAAGATTGCGACAAATAATTTAAGTAATCAAAAACATTATACATTAAAAGGAGGGATGTTTTTTCCTAAAATAAGTAAGGAAGAAAATGGACATACAAAAGTTGTTGTAGCGCAAAACTTGCTACAGAATTTATTAAAAGCTCCATTTCCATTCTTAGGGATAGGTGCTTTTTTACTTCTATTTTTCGGAGCACAAGAGACAATGAAAAAAATAAAGGAATTTGAGAAGAAAAACACAGAAAAATAAACCATTAATTTAACGGTTAAATACGATACTAAAATGAAAAATATACTCCTAATCTCTTGTTTCATGATGAGTTTGTTTATTGCCTGCACCAATAAGTTAGGTAATCAAAAACCTCAAACAATAACTACCTCTCCTATAGATACAAGTTTGCTGTGGATAGATTACCGTTTAGGCGAATTACCCCCACAAGGTGCTTATGATGGTATTGACACACTCGTGAAAAAATACAAGCTCCGTTATCAACGAATTGAGGCAGGTTGCGAAATTGGTGAAGAAGAAGAACGGCTAAAAGCAAAGTATGCCAATCAGAACCAGCGCTACTTTCAAGAAATGGAAAAGGTACATGGTAAAGATTGGAAAAAGCAATTTGATGAAGAATTGCATGTGCTGGATAGCACGAACGGAATACAGCTTGTTAAGCAAATAGATAGTATAAATAAACGTGAACAGATCAATTTTAATTAAAGACAATTTGCGAATAGTAAATGATCACCACGAATTGTAAATGGTCTTGTGTTAATTCTAAAACCATTTTTAATTTTGATAGCGAACATACTGTTTACTATGCAAATCAATAAACTTACTCTT encodes the following:
- a CDS encoding SMI1/KNR4 family protein — its product is MLKELELIDFIVQTGQEEKLNQTILDRYPNLPNDYLTFLADIKYCATQDEKSWFNTIGDFNDTTDSGFRWNEFEIMILDTYEDETEEDMETEETNKITAFWDKHIPFLMSCRNFYCYFAICLLADNYGQIVYGSEPEFEETEIVSNDFSDFMTKLTTKTLDKKYLEQIV